Genomic window (Gemmatimonadaceae bacterium):
TCGTGGTGAGAAGATTAGAGCGGTCTAATAATTGGGCTGCTGTAACAGGACGTTGCAGAACGCTGAGGGTGGCCCCATTTTCGTCGGCCTCAACGGAGGACATCTGATATGCGGGTGACGGGAAAACGGCCGACGCCTAGCTCGGCTCGCGGCGTTTGGCAGGCGGATTTCTTTGGACCGGACGGGGAACTCGTGCTCGTCGCGACGGATAGTCGGAGTCGGCTCGTCGCCCCGCCTCTCGTCGTGCCGCACGGCGCGAATCGCATGCAGGCGGCCGACGGGCTTCTCGAAACGCTGGACGCAGCAGACCCTATCCCTCCGTTGCGCATCATCTAGCCTTCCCCCGTCGCATCGCCTTGGCGACGGGGCCGCCAAAGGCCAGCCACACGACCCCGCGGCCCTCGGGGTCGATCAGCACGACCAAGGCGCCCTCCTCAAGCGATAGCCCACGCAGGCCAGCCTCGATCCGACTGACCTTGCTGTCGTCGTACAGCTCGTCGAGACCATAGGTCTCGGCCATCGTCGTCAACTCCGCGGCGAGGGCCGCCTGGCTCAGCCCAGCGGCCTCACGGATGTCCTTCACCCGCCCCCCGCGCTCCGCTCGCCGAATTAGTTCGCTGCCCGGTTTTGTGGACACTTTGTAACAATGTCTGGGGTCTGCGCTCTGGACCTTGCGGAAACCGCAATGTCCAACACACATTGCTCACCGTGAAACTTATCACGGTGAGACGCATGGGTCTACCTGACAACGCCCCGACGCGTAAGCAGCGATTTGACGCGGCTTTAGCACTCTCGGGGATGACGCAAGAACAGTGGCGAACCGAGCACTACCGGGTCACGGTCCACCACCTCCTGGAAGTCCTGAAGGGCGAGCGTGACGGCTCGGCAGAGCTCAACGCCGCGATCGATGCGCTGATCGCGAAGTACCTGCCGGCCGAAGCAGGCGAAGCCGCCTGAAAGCCCGCCAACGCTAGCAGCCGCGCCGCGACTCGCCAGCGCCAACTCTTTCCACCCCTCTTCGGAGGCGTAACGAAATGCTACAAATCCTGATCGCCACCGTTGTCCTCGCCGCGATCGCGTGGCTCCGCCAGCGTCGCGAGGAGCGGAAGGCCGAATACGACGCGACGGCCGCACTGTGCGCGGAGCAGCGCCGACGTCAGCTCGCGCTCTAGCAAATGCTCATGATGATGCGAACCGGGGCGCTGTCGAGCGCAATCGATACCGGGGAATCCCGCGGGCCTTCTACGCCAAGAGTCGGCGTCGCGCGGGGCATGCAAAAGGAAGGTTCGCTGGCCGGCCAGCGAAGAGGAGAGACGGGCCTTAGGGCTCGTCAGCCGGCGCAGTACCCCGAAACAACGAAGCGCCGCGAACCCGGGCAGGGTTTCTCGCGACGCCTCGCAACCAACAGAGGCAAGGTAATCATGCTCCGCTCATGGCAGCAAGATCTCCAAGATCACAGTCTCGCCGACCAGCTCAGAGACGAGCGTAACGAAAAGCTCGCCACCCTTCGCGCGAAGCCCGTCTTTCGCGACAACGAGACGCTCGCCGACTTCACGCTCGCCGCGCTGTCGCGGATGGGCTACTACGTGACCGACGAGATCCTCGTCGCCGTCCAGCGCATCGATGCCACGGACGAGGAGAAGGCGAACATCGCCGACGGGATCGAGCTGCACGCGCTCGTCTCGAGGAAGATCACGGCGGCGTACGGAAAGTATCTGGGCACGTTCGCCGACAGCCTGATCGGAATGGCGGTGGTCGCCTTATTCAATTTTCGGCAGCAGTGCGAGCCCGAGGCGATGGCGCGATGAACGACATTCTCGCGCGCATTGCTTCGCCGTCTCTGGCTCGGCGCTTCTTCGCCAAGACGGTGCCCGAGCCTAACTCCGGCTGTCTGCTGTGGACTGCATCTGCTCACGTGAACGGGTACGGACGTTTTGCGATTTCGAAGCGGATTCAAGAACGCGCCCACCGCGTTGCTTGGTTGATCCGGCACGGCGAAATACCCAACGGACTCTGCGTCCTTCATCGGTGCGACGTTCCCGCGTGCGTAAACGTGGACCATCTGTTTCTCGGTACGCTCGCTGACAATAACGCCGACATGATGGCGAAGGGCCGGAACCGCAATGTGCTAGCCGAGCGAGCGCGACGCACGCCCGTCTGTTCATGCGGCACGCCCTTCACGCTGGCGCGCCGAACGCGCGATGGAATTGTGCGTCCCGCTGGTAAGCGAGTCTGCAAGTCGTGTCAGCAGCGAGAAAACGCCGAAAGGTATCGGCTCAATCGAATTGCGATTCTCGCGAAGAAGGCCGAGCAGCGACGGGCGCGGGGGATTGCGCCACGACAAAAGGCGGTCGCATGAGCGCCCGCCCCGACCACTCGCTCCCGATAGGCGTTCTCGACGCCGAAGATCGAGAGCCACCGGCGCGCGTCGAATTCCCGTCAGACGCTGGCTACGGGTTCGCGCCTCGGTATTGGAAGGCGAAGCGCGCCGATATGCGCCGGTGGGTCCAGCAGGAACTCGGCGGGATTGGCTCGGACCTGCCCGAAGACGAGGCGCAGATCATCGCCGAGTTCCACGCGGTGAAGGAATTACAGCGGCCGATGCGGTGGGCTGAGAAAAGTCTGATGCGGTCGTGCGTGCTGGATCTCGTTGTCGCGTGGGCGGCATTTGCGAAGGCGGGGCGATGAGCGCGCCGGGGACTGCGGTCGCGATTCTGCGCGCCATGCTCGCCGACACCGTCCCTGGCCAATGGGACGCGCACGGCGGACACGTTGCTGCTGTCAGCGAGGCGCCGCTGCGAGTCGTGGACGGGCGATCAGATCCCGATTCGCTCAGGTACTACGGCGGCTATCTCGTCTGCGAGTCGTGCGACCGAAAGGACGCGGGGTTCATCGCCGCGGCGCACAATCTCTTGCCGGATCTCCTCGACGGCTACGACGAGATGGCGCACCGCATGTGGAAGATGGAGTTGGAACTGCGCTGCGCGAAGGCCGCGCTCGACGAGGCCGAGCAGACGATTGAATATGAGCGCAGCCGACGCTACGTGGCGCCGCTTCGACCGTTGGAGCGCGCCGGGCTGATTCGCATTTACCACGATAACCGCGTCGAGACCACTACGGCGATCGGAGTCGGGGCGTGAGATGTCCGTTACTCCCGCCGATCGCCCGATTGGCTCGCACTGGACCTACGTGGGCGTCAATCACCCCCGCGCGCCGATCGGCTGCGAGATCGTCGAGCGCTACGACGACCTTGAGAAGTGCATGTTCGACTGCGTGGTCCGATGCGAGGACGGGACTCTCGTCGTCGCGTTCGACGCGAACCTCCACGCCGAAGGCTGTACCGGCTCACCGCGCGATATGTCCGCGCCGTGGTTCCCGGCGAAGGAATGGGAGAACCGGAACCCGCCGTGCTCGTGTGGCGCGGGTCCAATGGCGGCAGATCACAAGTTCAAGCGCCTGCTGCGCACCAAGAACAAGCTGCAAACGAAATCCGAGATCGAACACGAAGATTTAGTGGTGAACTTCGAAGGCCCCATCCCTGTCGCCGTGGAGCGAAAAGTCTCATGAGCACTTCAACGAAGCCGGAACCGACCGCCGTCGCTCTGCGCGATGCGTCAGTCGGCAACCTGCCGCCGGCTATACAAGAGCGCCTCC
Coding sequences:
- a CDS encoding helix-turn-helix domain-containing protein, giving the protein MKDIREAAGLSQAALAAELTTMAETYGLDELYDDSKVSRIEAGLRGLSLEEGALVVLIDPEGRGVVWLAFGGPVAKAMRRGKAR
- a CDS encoding HNH endonuclease signature motif containing protein — its product is MNDILARIASPSLARRFFAKTVPEPNSGCLLWTASAHVNGYGRFAISKRIQERAHRVAWLIRHGEIPNGLCVLHRCDVPACVNVDHLFLGTLADNNADMMAKGRNRNVLAERARRTPVCSCGTPFTLARRTRDGIVRPAGKRVCKSCQQRENAERYRLNRIAILAKKAEQRRARGIAPRQKAVA